The sequence below is a genomic window from Brettanomyces bruxellensis chromosome 9, complete sequence.
TAAATTTGGATAGAACGGTTGCAAGATagggaagaaagaaacgaagtaaaatgaaattaaatgaagctgaaaataaagtaaaaaaattatagaCACCAATTAGGCTGCCTGTTTACCTGAAGCGCGATCTCAGATATCGTACATATTAAATGTTACATTACAGATTTAATTTACCAATTTACGGTGATAGCGTGTAAGTGTGCATACATTTGTATAGACATTGCTTTAATGCAAGTATTCAGGTTTGATAATGTCTGATAATGAATCGGATCAGTCGGTAGACAGTGCTTATATAGACACTCTCAAATCACAAATcgcagaaaagaaagaattaCTACAAGTAGCAAAAGAACTACTTCAGAAGACTTCGaataaaaagcaggaaaatgACCCCAGAGATGAAATATTGTCGTTAATTGAGGTTCTCAAGAGGCTTCCGTACAACCCTGCGAGAAatgatgttgttgatgttTCGTTGGCCAAGGCACAACTTACGAGTGAGAATGAAAGTTTAGACAGATTGATAAAGCAACTCAAGGATGCAAATTCGAACGATCTAGAAGGACAGGAGGATATTCATAGGAAGCTTTTGGTGCTTTATGATAGGTTGGATAAGTTTCTTGACAAAGATCTGAGCgaaaaggagagaaaaagaacggAGTTGCTAGAGTTAAGGCAAGATGATAAAACCATGGATGACTACGTGGAGGAGAAGTATACAACTCTTGAAGAGCACATTCAGAATCTTCGAACCCGGTCACTCAAATTGACGGAATTTACGAGAATCTTGGTGGACGAATACATATTAAAAAACGAGCTACCAGTTTTTGAGTCGGATGAACAACTCCAGCATAAGAAGCGGAAGTTTCTCCAGCTTCTTGAATTACTACTTAACAACAAGCTCATGTCTCCTGAAAATGGACGTGAAAAAACTGTTTTGGTTGCAAGTAAGGATGATCCGTTGATTAGATACTTGCTTGTGAACAATATTGCTACTGTGGATCGGCTGGATAGTAATCGAATAAGGTTGATGATGTGATAATGTAATAGTATGGAAATGCGATAATAAACATAATATAGAAATGTGATGGTATAAATGTGATAATAGGGAAATgtaatgataatgaaataataatgaaaatgctATAGCATTAACGCGAATGGCAACAGATTCAAGCTTTATTAAGATAATGTCCCTTGAACCTTTCAGGTAGCCAGTAATCCAACTACAATTTCCTTACGAGCATATTTTGGTAATGTTGAAATGTgtaaaagaatataaaaagcGGCAGCTACTACTACTTCATGAGATAAAACCTCCGTATGATCGACGCACAGCCGTATATGTATCCGATTTCAGCCTGTGAGATTGGCCTGCTATTTGTGTTAAAGCAGGAAACAATATAGCCACCGTGTCTAATATACAAATCGACCGAACTGGACCTGGTGGTCgattttttgcttctggTGACAATCTTGACAGGAGTCCTAAAGAATGGCATACTGAGACCAGATCTAAAAGTAACTCTAGACTCGGGTGAGCGGTATATGACGCCATGTTCTGTTTTCAGCACCTCAATGTGGAAGGGTTGCAACTTTTCAGAGTCAATCCCTTGAACTTGGCCCTGGATACCCATAATTTTGAACCTGAACGACTCCCGCCCGCAGTTTTCGATCTCTGATTTGTGCCTGAAGTGATCTAACAGCATTTCACGGTCTTTTGGTGCACTGGCTCTACCTATTCTGGCAGGTCTACTTGCCTCAATCTGCACTATGTACACACAGCTAAAGTTTAAGCGGTCCACAAGCAGCCGTGAGAGGAAGTTTGAGGCCACACGCATGTTTTTACACACACGTAGCTGCTTCCACACACTCATGTCGATTATGTCATCATAAGGCTTGTAGTACCGGCTGAAAATAAGTTGTGTGTTGTTTAGATACGAGTTCCCAGAACCATCTTGCTCAAAAATGATTGCACTGTTAGTACTGGAAGCAGTTGCTCGACCAAACTGCTCGAGGAAAGTTTGGACTTTACATTCTGAAGATTTTGAACTTGAGTTCGCATTTGAGCTTTGATTTGAGCTTTGATTTGCTTTTGAACCTGAGTTTGTGTCCGAATTTGAACTTGAAGTCTCCTTTGAATCACCATCTGCGTTAGATTTCAACTCGGAATTCCGGCCTGtgctcttttccttcttcgaCTCGTCTTGGCTCTCCATATATCCCATAATCTCTGCTGCAATCTTTTGCAAAACCATAATTGTCCTTTTGTCAATCCCATCTCTCGGAAAAGCGTCGAAGATTGCCAAAACTCCAATTGCTTGTCCATTAGGCGCCAGTAATGGTACTCCAGCATAATACTTAATAAATGGTGCTGCCTTTACTAATGGGTTGCCTGCTGTTCTCCAGTCTTTCGTGGCATCTAATAGAACAAAAAAGTCCCTGGATAATATTGCATGGGCATCTAATGAAAGCTGCCGGACACATTTTGAGTACCTTAAGCCAATCTGATGCTTGACATTCTGGTATCTTGCGTTTACAATACTCACAGAAGCCCCACATGTTCCAAACAGCCCAGTCATCTTTCGCAAAAGGCTGTCAAAGcgatttttgttttcccaCTGTGCCAGCTCAGAGTATTTAGTCACTTCTCTCAACCTTCTGCTTTCCATATACGCTTCTGGAGCTTTGAGAAACACTGTTCCTTGCAAACAGTCTGGGCGAGGCACTTTGCTCAAATTTGCCTTTCCCATGCCGTACTCCTCAAAAAACATCTCCTTTGTGAGGGGCACGGGAGCAATGCTGTGTTCATTCATTGCAATAATTGGCATATTGTTGCCGTTAGTGTCTCTTACTGGCATGCTTCTTGTGTTTTGCGATCTGTGGATGGAACTGGGAACAGATTGTACAATTCCATGCATTGCAAAGAGGCAGTGCGGGAGGGGTGAAATATACGAAATTGTGGTAGTTGTCGACCTTTTGCTTATTTTGTTATCTGGCAAAAAGTCTAGATGGTGGTGGATTCCAAAGAAATAATGTGCATCCAAATGTACGAAGTGTGtctaaattttatttttttttttaatgaaaaaaaggattttccttctttgggAAATCCATGACATTTTTTGCAGTAATTCATCTGGCGCTTAATGTTGTCAATATGTGGAACCCTTTTTGGATGTATTACTTTGTTTTGTTCAATAATCGGATACTCTTGTGTTAAAGGTTACTTTCCATATTCGTTCTATCTGGTTTAGGGATTCGAGTTTGTGATTTATTTGAAAGTGGGAGAGAAGTATTTTTCAACTCGGTGCATTTCAATTAGTGGCTAACCTGGAATTCCaccttttcaaaaatcttCTTAGCTGACATATTTGGACACTGTGAGCATCCTGAATGCAGAATAACGCTATGTCACTACATTTACAAATCTCAGAAATGATGTATAAGTGATATTCATGTAGTGTATAGCAAATCGTACTGCTAACAAATGGAGAATGTCTTAGGGATTTCTCTACAATTTTTCCTTGATTTCTTACCGGCTCCTTTATGCTTTTATGTGAAGCATTGCAACAGTGCACTCTTACCATTATAAGCTGTAATCCATACCCACAAAATTGCCACCACACATGCGCAAGTAAGAACTTATAAGAAATACAGTTCGTCACAACCGCGAACACCCGTACACCAGAAAAACACACAGCACTAAAGAGTACAATCAATACAGGCAGCATATCAAAAAAGAGAGTTCCACATAATCGAATTCGCATCAACCAGTCGTCACCATCTTTATTATATCTATACAGTATGCAATTACTTGCTCTCATCcattttatcatcatccttctcATCTTTTCCGCTCTTATCGTCTTTTTCATCCACAGTAGCCAACTTCTCCTTACCTGAAGCCTTCTCTGCACCACTTGAAGCCTGCTGCTGCCTTGCCCGTTCCTCCTCGAGCGACAACCTGATTGCCAAGGCCAACTCCGGGTCCATATTTGGATCATCAAGACCGAAATCGTCGGCTGCACCGCCTGAAGAGGCACCTCCGGGTCCGTTTTGGGAAGATTCCGAGGCATTTCCGGCGGCAGACGAGTCCTGATCACGCAAGATAGGCGATCTCTCGACCTGGTCGTACAAGAGATAAGGGCCGGGAGGAACTGTGACGAGATGAGATGAGCTATTCACGTTTGCAATGCTCACAAACCTCTCCAATTTGGCAGTATTGAGTTGTTCCTCACCgaaattgatgaaatcaACGGCCACACTGGCATTCTTCAACTTCCTGGCCAGAGCATCGAGTGCAGAATCGTCTGCTGTGATTGGAGAGCCCACAAACACAACAACACGCTGCCTTTGATTTTTGTTCTGTCTGTTTTTTAGAGCCAAACATGCCACCTCAATCCCATTTATAAGGTTTGCCTGGCCGTCGATCTTCGCCTCGTGGACCCCGCTGAGCAACTCGCCGTAGTCCGTGGTCAAGTTGCTCACCACTCTTGTCGATTCGCCCGCCATTGTAAGCAAACCAACCATACTTTCGGGATTGGCCTGTGTTTTCCTTCGGAATATGAGCTCAACAGTATCCAATTGTGCCTGGTACCGCGATGTGAGGTAGTCCCCATTGCGCATGTACTCTGAGTTGTCGATAACGATTATTGTAGCTTCAAGCACCATGTTGTTGTTCAAATCTTGctttttgatgaatttcTGCGATTCGGGGTCTATTAACACTACTTGCTTGTACCcgagataaaaataaatgccGTACACACCTGCCTATGCTAAATTGAGACTTCAGATGCAAATTGATGTCCGGAAAAAACCTCTTTTGGCGGAAAGTATCGTTGATGTGTCAGATACTAAGTGTCAGACCAGGGCGAAATATCTTAGTCCTGTGTCTCGAGGTGTctctcctctttttttttttttcttctccttttcttaAGCGGTGTAAGGATGGAAGATGTGATAGGAGCCATGCTGTATCTTTCAACATATGCTTTGGTCATACTGGCATCTATCAAGTTGAAATAATGTAAGCCGGCTGGAAAATGGTATATGGAAATTTGTAAGAATTTGTGTTTTATGCTGGGTGGTGCATTTGATGACCATCCTTTTAAGTTTCTACCTTTGATCTTCTacttttgattttcaacTTACGATTTTGTACTTTCTACTTCCTATTTCCACTTTTACACCCCATAAATGCCACACATGATATTGTATAATACAGCGCCACATCGACCCGACAGTTAAAAATTCAAACGTCAATCACATTTCAATATCTGGCCTTGATTACATACATTTTCTAATTACGCTTACTTAAATATTCCAGCGTACTTCCCGATTCGAGGCTGTGCAGTACGGTGCGATCGcgtttttcttgaaattcttAAACGGGATAGTGTGGAGCATAAACAGTCATTTAGCGAGTACTATGAATGCAAAAAGGAAGACAAACTGGTTGATAAGTGCAGTCAAAGCTATTAGGCGAGTagaaatttctttctggcTGTATTTATGACTTGAAACGTGGAATTTTCAGCTTTCATCATTTCAGATCAGTATGATGCCCAAGAAAGCTGCCGAAAAGAAGCAATTGACGAAAGaacagaagaagagaataaTCGAGAAGTTTAGAGcagagatgaagaagcGAGAGGTGATACTTGAGGAAGAGGGGCAGAAGCAGATCATGGAAATAAAACGGGAGTTGGATGGCCGGTTGAAATACACACTAAGGAAGTTTTGGGATTTCAAGGTAGGAGATGTCTTAAACTACGAAAGAGAGATGAGGAGAGAGGGGGGAGAGGAGGGTGTACGGATGGAGAAAGTTGTTGAGGATCTGGAGAGTGGAAAAGGGCGAGATGAGTATTGAAAGCGGAATGCTTGCAGATTAATGAGTTACCTGAATTTCTGTTTAGAAGTTAGTGATCTAGGGCTGCTTGGAGTAATGCCTAAATGTAGAGCTGGTGGTTTcaggaagagaaagaggaagtTAATGATTGCACCTGTTGCAATACTTGATGGTTCACTTAAGTCGCATAGGCAataattgatgaaaattcgATGTGGTGAGCATCCGGTATGCTAAATTATATTATGGAAAGAGGAGAGGCGGAGTGCTTTCAACTATTTTGAAAGAGACACGTTCCTGGGAAGGAAATCTTCCAGATAGCAAGGCGGAAAATAGATTAGAGTACATGCATTGGACTAATCAAAACTAAACATAGATGACACATATATTATTTCTGTGTCTGGGGTTTAGCACGGAATAGCTTTAAAACTAAAGTTGTGGAGTTATTGACACAAACTCTCTAGGTGTTCAGTACTGATGAATTTAAAGCAGACTGTGCAATTTGCAGCATCCCTTAGGAGGGTACACAAATTCAAAACTTATGCATGCAAGTGCATTGGTTCAGTAGAGTATTAGTTAACTGTATATATGCATTAAACTAAACAGATTCCATCAGTGTGAATGCAGACTAGACATAAAATACTTTAGATTGGAGGCATTGCTTTACTTCATTGTAGCATCTACCAAATTATCAAAGCCAGAAAGTGCAAATACATAAGCAAGAGCCTGGACTTCAACCAAGATGAGAAGTAACGTTCATTCTAAGATAAACCAACATTACAACTATCGCAAGTACACAGCCAAGTTTTGAAGACAGATCTTTTGTGTGGTACTCTCCTGGTGATTAATAGCTAAACTCTTTATTGCAAATACACAACCAAAGCATTCAAGAACATCTAGCACGTACATTAAACTAGTTATTGCAAATAGAGATCAGCCAAAACGGCTGGATTCAGGGGAATCTTCTAGTTGGCATTCTTCATGCACATTAAACTACTTATAACTAAATACTCATTACAAATCTTCTAGCTAGCACTCTTCATGTGAATCAAGCTATTCATAAACAGAGCattcaagatcatcatCTAGCATTCTTCTCGTACATTAAGCTACCTGTAACTAACATAATCATTATAAATCTTCTAGCTTGCGCTCTTCATGTAAATCAAACTAACAATCGCAAATACACAACATCTGGATTCAGAATGAGTCCTCTAGCCAGCACTCTCCATGCACATTAAACTACTTATAACTAAGTAATCACTATAAATCTTCCAATTAGTATTCTTCTCATACACTAAACTACTTATAACTGTGATCACCAAAAATCTAGCCGGCACTCTTCATGCACATTGAAGTAGTCAACTAATTGCAAACACAACCAGAGAATTATCACTATCAGCCTAGTACATCGGCATTCAAGATGATCTTTAGCTAGTATACTCTCTGACTACTTACAGCCAAACTACTCATTGCATAACCAAGGATCAAGTCCTCTAGCATTCCCTGTACAAACTACATATATCAAAACTAACTGCATAACCAAAgaatcatcaccatcatccaAGTACATCGGCATTCAAGTCATCCCAGAAGTGCCTACCCTCAAGTGTGGCCTTGATAACCCCCACGCGCACAACGAAGTCGCCGAAATGCTCGCCCGGCTTCCGCTCGGCAGCCCAGCGGCGGAAGAGCGGCACCAAAATGGCAAGTGCCTGCTTCCCGTCGACATTCGTGCGGTACAACTTGTTGACACGGTCGCCCACGTAGCTACCACCCAAAAGCAGGTTGTAGAACCCGTAGGACTTGCCCACTAGAGCCACCTCGGCGAGCCAGGGCCTTGCACAGCCGTTCGGACACCCTGTCATTCGCAAAACGATCGAGTCTGACCGCAAGCCCAGCTTGTCAAGTTCGTCCTCAAGCTTCGTGAGGAACTGCGGCAAGTACCTCTCGGCCTCGGCCATGGCCAAGCCGCACGTCGGGAAGGCCACGCAGGACTGGGAGGCCATCCGGAGCCCCGAGAGTGTGCCCTGGCCGGAAAGTGCGTGGGCGCGGAGGatcgcgtcgatcgacgccTTGTGCGCGTCGGTGATGTCCGCCACGATCACGTGCTGGTTGCCCGTGAGCCGGAACACGCCCACCCCGTGGTCGATCATGTACTGCGCGACGAGCCGCATGCCCGTCTTGTGCGGCTGCTCGCGGGTATCGGCGACGCGGCCGTTCTCGATGTAACACGTGAAGTGGTTGAACCCGGCCTCATCCTTACACCAGCCGAAGTGGTCGCGGTTCGACTTGAGCTCGAACGGCCGGGCCGGCTGCAGTTTGAACCCGACGGCCTGCTCCAACTGCCGCTGGAACTCCTCCACGCCCATCGTGTCGATCGTGTACTTCAATCTCGCGTGCTTTCTGTTGTTTCTGTCACCGTTGTCCCTTTGGATGATCACGATGTTTTCGCACACCTCCGGCGCCTGGTCGTACTCGATGAAGCCCAGGAGTGTGCCTGCACGAGGGTACGTCTTGGTGTTGTTGTGCGTGACACCCATACCGCCTCCGACTAGCAAGTTGAAGCCCACAATCTTGTCATCTTCCACAATCGACACCAAACCGATGTCGTTCGCGTACACGTCGACGTCGTTGAACGGTGGGACGGTGATGGCGACCTTGATCTTCCGTGGCAAGTAGGCTGGGCCGTACATGGGCTCGACAGGGTCGTTGCCGTAGGGCGATCCGGGAGCGCCTCTCTCCTGGCGCTGCTGGCGCATGCGCTCCGCATCCTCGGCCGCACCCCCTTGCGGGGCAACCGCATGCCCGCCCACCTGGTACTTAGCCGGCCGCCGCGGGCCACCCTCTTCGCCCCGTGCAACGGGGCCGAGCTCCGTGAGGAAGAGCTCGTGGTACGCGAGCGTGTGGGGCATGAGCCGCGCAGAGATGATCCGCGCCATGTGCGCCATCTGCTCGTGGACCCGCCGCATCGTCGGCGCTGCGCTGCAGATCGTGTTCCTGTTCACGTCTCCGCATGCGCCCAACGTATCCATGGCAACCGCATTGATGTCGCGCACTGCCGCCACGATGTCCTTCTTGACGATCCCGTGCAACTGGTACGTTCCCCTGGTCGTGATCTTGAACGTGTGGTTGCCCTTTGTATCGGAAAGCTTGTCTATCTGGAGCCATTGCTGTGGAGTCGACACGTTGCCGGGCAAGCGCACCCGCACCATGAACGCATATGCCGGTTCCAGCCCCTCGGCGCGCCGCGCATCGCGCAAGTCCCGGTCGTCCTGCATGTAGACTCCGTGGAACTTCGTGAGCTGCTGGTCTGATGCGCTGATTGCGCCCGTCGTCTCGTCCTCAAAACCTTCCTGGATAGTGCCGCGGAGGTAGTTCGAGTTTAACTTCATCTGCTCGTTGGTCAATGGTGCCGGCTCATCGCCGGAATTCTCGACGCTGACGCCCAGCGCACGCCAAACTTCGGGTTCCCACTTCGCGTACCCTGCGCTGAACCCGTCCTCGTCCTGGTCGTCTCCAATGCCGCACCCACATAGCGCATGCGCGCCGAGCGCCTTCAACCGCGCATCCAGCTGGCGCCCGGGCCGTGCAAAGTACCCAGAATCCTCTGGCCGCGGCCAGTACTTCGAATCTCCAAGCGCAAACACTGCCGTGCGCAACCGCGAAAGGTCCACTGCGCTGCCCCGGAGCGCCTCCCAGAACTGCTTGCCGCCGTTTGGGAATTCACCCTGACCTGAAGTCGACGTGATCGCGACGAACGTTTCCAAATCTGGAAGTTCCGACGCAACATCGATCCCGTCCAACTCCACCAGCCGCACTTTGAAGCCCTTGCGCCCTGCGCGGAACGCGAACTTCTTCGCCAACCCGGCCGCATTGCCGTTGTCTGACGCATATCCAACCGTTAGTGGCTCTCCTGCCATACCTTCGACGAGCGCCGCGTACGCAAGCCTGCGCTTATCGGCAGCGCACTTACCCACCGCCGTATTGTAACTGCGCAGGTTGTACTCGAGCTTGGCGCTCTTTGCCGCAAGCGCCGTCAACCGGTTCTGCTGCTTGAGGAACTCCTGAAGCTCTCGTCTGATGAAACTAGAGTCCAGTTTGAACCGGCCCGCATCCTCTTTGGCCGTCGGATTGAACCTGTACAGCGGCCAGTAGCCCGTGTCGACTGCACGCCGGGTCGCGCGCAACGACTCCACTGCGCCGGCGCCTGCGCGCGGCATGTACGCCACCACAACCGCAGGGCCTGCGCTGAATGCGCTGGCCTCCTCCAGCGCAGCAAGCGTCTGCGTGTACGACGAGTACACAGCCACGGATGCAACGTAAGAATTGCCGTAATTTAGCGCAAACAACCCCAAATCCTTCTTTCCCTGCCTGCGCGACACCGAATCATCGCTGTCAATGATCAACAACTTGAGATTCTTGTTGCCAGTTTTGAGCGCACCGTGAAATGCGGCCAATCCGTCATCATGGCTCCAGCTGTCGGAGCCGACGATCCAGGTGGCGCTGGCACCGGCGCTAAGAACGCTGCGCCGCGTTAACAACTCGGCGGCTGCCTGCGCTGCGCTGCTACCGGTGTTGCCGGCGGCGTTCTCCAATGCGGCCACAAGCGCACCCGCATCAACTGCAGGCCTAGCAGTCTTACTGCCTGTGCCGGCGCCTGCGCTACGCGCCCAGACAACCCATTGCGCAAGCCGCTCGTTCAACTCGCCCTGGAATCTGGCAAGCTTGCTCTCGATGAGATCTGCTAGTGCCTGGCGCTGCGCCTCCGCCCGCAAAAACTCGCCGAGCGCATACTCCGGCGACTTGCCGCTGCCGTACTCGTTCAAAATTGAGGCCTTGGTGGCCTTGGCGGCCTCATGCAAAAGAATGCTCAAATATACATTATCTGGAGGCTCTGCCGCTGCAGTGCGTGACGCTGGCGCAGATGCGCTGCGGCCGAACGTCAAATTCTGCACTGGGGCATCCAATGCAGCATTCTGCGCCATGTGCGCTAAGATCGTGCCTGCATTGTTTGCGCTGGCGCCCACAATCTGCGAGCACACGACATGCGTGCCGGCCTTGGAGACTTCCGGAAGCAAGTCAAGAACGTCAAGAAGAAGGGGCGAAAACTGGAGCTGGAGCGCAGTCTGCTGCGCAACCTGGAGCGCCGAGACGCTGGTCTGCGCGAGCGCCTTGCGCACCTCTTCGAGCGGGAAAGGCCGGTACACTTTAATCTGTGCTAAAACCGTGGAAGATGCGCTGAGCTGTGGCTCAAACACGGTGCCATCTCccaagagaagaagagccTGCTGGAAGCTGCGCATGCGCAGCCAGCCGTGGCTCGGATAAGTCTTGATAAACTCATACTGGGTTCCCGCAAGCTTCTTGAGCTGCGCAAGCGCGTCGCGCAGGCCTGCACCTGCGCTGGCGGCTTCGGCGCCCTCGAGCCAGGCGCCAATGTCCTGGCTGGTGTAAGGAAGTTGTTCGGGCGCATCTTCTTGCGGCTTGTAGAAATGGATCACGGATTTGGCATCTTTGTCCTTTGTGAGCAACAAAACAgacaacaagaagaaatcaTACGACTCCTTGGCGCTGTCGGTGGAAACAAACTCGTATGCGCCGAGATCCTTGGCGGCGGTAACTGCGCGGAAGTCAGCGCCGTCGATGCGCACATTGAGCAAGAGGCGGTCGCCGCGCGCAATGCGGTCGCTGATAAGCGCAAGGTTGCGCGTGAAGTCGGCGGAGCCAAGATTCAAAATCGTCGTGAACGACGCGTCGGCTGGCGCGACGGCGAAGTGCAAAGCATCATTGCTGGTTAGTGCCTGAATACTTGGATGCCCTTTTAAGGCGGCCTCAGGAGCATCGATTGCGAAAACACTGCTGCCCGAGGCAGTGGTGGTTGCCGCAGCAAGCTCGATAAACGAGGAGTTCATTGCAGCTTGGATGTGAGAAATGTATTAAGTGTGAAAACTAGTGGAATCAACAAGACCAAATTGACTAATGAGTGGACCTGGATATTGAGCAGAACTGTTGGTAGCAAGTATGTGAGAACTGGGTGTGCTCTTCTGCCTATGACTAGAGCTGAAGTGTGAAGTGCTACAGTTTGGTATTATGAAGAATTACAGAGAAGTTAGtggtgaagaagaggatGGATTGGTGGATGGCCGataatatttattggaTCGGAGCTGGAGGTGAAAATTTGAGCGAAAAAAATGTCAACTGTGGTTTGAATAATGGATCTTTGGATTGACTCGGAGCACCGATTGGCAGTATCAGCCACATCGGCGATGGAAGTGCAGATTTCGCGCTGACTTAATGCCAGGCTTTGATTGGTGAGATGGGGGGTATTGGAATAAAGCCGGACGGGGTCCCCGCGAAGAGTCCGCGGAAATTTCGGGGTTGCCAGAAGGAAGGGGAATTGTGGAGGATCACGTGACTGTGTACAACGAGGAAGCACgggaaaaagcagaaacgGGGAAGGGGGTAGCAATGATGATTATGGGATGCAGAGAAGGATTTGGGAGGTGAAATAATGAAGGTAGGGGTGGAGAGAGAGGACATAGGAAATAGGTGATAGTGGATAGTGGATAGTGAATAGTGAATAGTGAATtggaaatagaaaatagaaaatagcAAGTAGGTAATAGGGAgtaaaaaatagaaaataggaaacaggaaatagaaaatagtGAATAGGGAGTAGGAAATAGGGAGTAGGAAATAGGGAGTAGGaaatagagaaaagaaTAGGTAATAGGAGACAGGAAATAGtgaatagaaaaaaatacagagaAACACTAAACTAGTAGAAGTATACTGATAATTATAAATGGTGaagtgagaagaagaggaaaatagAAGCAAGTAACCGTGAACATGGTTAACGAGCAATAGTAAATACATGTAGGATACCAAAAATAGGCAAGTATGTAGGATACTAAAGATATGCTACGAACATGGAGTAAAAGAAACAGTGAACACGAAATTAGTAAAATACGAAGAAAGAACGTCTACGCAgatttcaacaaaatatatattgaaATATCCACACATCATCAAGACTCCGCATGGAAGATAAATAGAATTCAAGCTTTGCAAAGATCGACGGAGTACCAAGCATGAGTAGATGCATGGGCACGTTAAATAAATTCACATGAAGATTGAGTTAAGTCAGAATAAACTCAAGTTCAAGCACGCAAGCAAACCTGAACAAGCTAAACCGAAA
It includes:
- a CDS encoding uncharacterized protein (BUSCO:EOG09264XF3): MVLEATIIVIDNSEYMRNGDYLTSRYQAQLDTVELIFRRKTQANPESMVGLLTMAGESTRVVSNLTTDYGELLSGVHEAKIDGQANLINGIEVACLALKNRQNKNQRQRVVVFVGSPITADDSALDALARKLKNASVAVDFINFGEEQLNTAKLERFVSIANVNSSSHLVTVPPGPYLLYDQVERSPILRDQDSSAAGNASESSQNGPGGASSGGAADDFGLDDPNMDPELALAIRLSLEEERARQQQASSGAEKASGKEKLATVDEKDDKSGKDEKDDDKMDESK
- a CDS encoding uncharacterized protein (BUSCO:EOG0926047G), producing MNSSFIELAAATTTASGSSVFAIDAPEAALKGHPSIQALTSNDALHFAVAPADASFTTILNLGSADFTRNLALISDRIARGDRLLLNVRIDGADFRAVTAAKDLGAYEFVSTDSAKESYDFFLLSVLLLTKDKDAKSVIHFYKPQEDAPEQLPYTSQDIGAWLEGAEAASAGAGLRDALAQLKKLAGTQYEFIKTYPSHGWLRMRSFQQALLLLGDGTVFEPQLSASSTVLAQIKVYRPFPLEEVRKALAQTSVSALQVAQQTALQLQFSPLLLDVLDLLPEVSKAGTHVVCSQIVGASANNAGTILAHMAQNAALDAPVQNLTFGRSASAPASRTAAAEPPDNVYLSILLHEAAKATKASILNEYGSGKSPEYALGEFLRAEAQRQALADLIESKLARFQGELNERLAQWVVWARSAGAGTGSKTARPAVDAGALVAALENAAGNTGSSAAQAAAELLTRRSVLSAGASATWIVGSDSWSHDDGLAAFHGALKTGNKNLKLLIIDSDDSVSRRQGKKDLGLFALNYGNSYVASVAVYSSYTQTLAALEEASAFSAGPAVVVAYMPRAGAGAVESLRATRRAVDTGYWPLYRFNPTAKEDAGRFKLDSSFIRRELQEFLKQQNRLTALAAKSAKLEYNLRSYNTAVGKCAADKRRLAYAALVEGMAGEPLTVGYASDNGNAAGLAKKFAFRAGRKGFKVRLVELDGIDVASELPDLETFVAITSTSGQGEFPNGGKQFWEALRGSAVDLSRLRTAVFALGDSKYWPRPEDSGYFARPGRQLDARLKALGAHALCGCGIGDDQDEDGFSAGYAKWEPEVWRALGVSVENSGDEPAPLTNEQMKLNSNYLRGTIQEGFEDETTGAISASDQQLTKFHGVYMQDDRDLRDARRAEGLEPAYAFMVRVRLPGNVSTPQQWLQIDKLSDTKGNHTFKITTRGTYQLHGIVKKDIVAAVRDINAVAMDTLGACGDVNRNTICSAAPTMRRVHEQMAHMARIISARLMPHTLAYHELFLTELGPVARGEEGGPRRPAKYQVGGHAVAPQGGAAEDAERMRQQRQERGAPGSPYGNDPVEPMYGPAYLPRKIKVAITVPPFNDVDVYANDIGLVSIVEDDKIVGFNLLVGGGMGVTHNNTKTYPRAGTLLGFIEYDQAPEVCENIVIIQRDNGDRNNRKHARLKYTIDTMGVEEFQRQLEQAVGFKLQPARPFELKSNRDHFGWCKDEAGFNHFTCYIENGRVADTREQPHKTGMRLVAQYMIDHGVGVFRLTGNQHVIVADITDAHKASIDAILRAHALSGQGTLSGLRMASQSCVAFPTCGLAMAEAERYLPQFLTKLEDELDKLGLRSDSIVLRMTGCPNGCARPWLAEVALVGKSYGFYNLLLGGSYVGDRVNKLYRTNVDGKQALAILVPLFRRWAAERKPGEHFGDFVVRVGVIKATLEGRHFWDDLNADVLG